A window from Malassezia japonica chromosome 1, complete sequence encodes these proteins:
- a CDS encoding uncharacterized protein (EggNog:ENOG503NXYT; COG:A) encodes MSRANGVMNSVPDAQAPSKAAEIGWTFVPQYYTCMNQDPSRLHCFYTKKSTLVHADEKEEAQPCFGQQQEIHQRLQALEFDNTKVYVSTVDSQASADGGIIIQVIGEMSNKGGNWRKFSQTFFLAQQPNGYYVLNDIFRYLSDETETAADIAAEEPVAAPEAAKEAAKETQPEPVPVQQPAAPVANEAPVAVPAQEAVKEAPKEAAQPAAPVRKTWANLAATGATKWGTAPPAAAPASVPSPAAAPAAAKPRAQPAAAAPAAPGTQVFVKNVVAEHATNDALKHALEAQFGATKECQVDPTKGHAFVEFTSADAARRAVAAGSLQVGSAAVQIEKRRGNERGSGGGRGRGGARGGRGGSSA; translated from the exons atgtcgcgcgcgaACGGTGTTATGAACAGTGTTCCTGATGCTCAGGCACCCAGCAAGGCCGCCGAAATCGGCTGGACCTTTGTGCCGCAGTACTACACGTGCATGAACCAGGATCCTTCGCGCCTGCACTGCTTCTACACGAAGAAGAGCACGCTggtgcacgccgacgagaAAGAAGAGGCGCAGCCGTGCTTTGGACAGCAG CAGGAGATCcaccagcgcctgcaggcTCTCGAGTTTGACAACACCAAGGTGTATGTCTCCACAGTCGACAGCCAGGCCTCGGCGGACGGCGGCATCATTATCCAGGTGATCGGCGAGATGTCGAACAAGGGCGGAAACTGGCGCAAGTTTTCGCAGACCTTcttcctcgcgcagcagcccaACGGCTACTACGTGCTGAACGACATCTTCCGCTACCTCTCGGATGAGACCGAGACGGCGGCTGACATTGCGGCCGAAGAGCCCGTTGCTGCGCCCGAAGCGGCCAAGGAGGCGGCTAAGGAGACCCAGCCGGAGCCTGTTCCGGTGCAGCagcctgccgcgccggtcgccaaCGAGGCGCCAGTCGCTGTGCCGGCGCAGGAGGCTGTGAAGGAGGCGCCGAAggaggccgcgcagcccgcTGCGCCCGTGCGCAAGACCTGGGCGAACCTCgcggcgacgggcgcgaCCAAGTGGGGCACCGCGcccccggcggccgcgccggcatcggtgccgtcgccggccgctgctccggccgccgccaagCCTCGTGCCCAGCCTGCTGCGGCTGCTcctgccgcgccgggcacgCAGGTCTTTGTGAAGAATGTGGTGGCCGAGCACGCGACGAACGATGCGCTGAAGCACGCGCTGGAGGCGCAGTTCGGCGCGACAAAAGAGTGCCAGGTGGACCCTACCAAGGGCCACGCCTTTGTCGAGTTCACCTCGGCGGAcgccgcacggcgtgcTGTGGCTGCCGGCTCGCTCCAGGtgggcagcgcggcggtgcagaTTGAAAAGCGCCGCGGAAACGAGCgtggcagcggcggcggccgtggccgtgGCGGCGCCCGCGGTGGCCGCGGTGGCAGCTCCGCCTAA